A stretch of DNA from Balaenoptera musculus isolate JJ_BM4_2016_0621 chromosome 21, mBalMus1.pri.v3, whole genome shotgun sequence:
CACGAACGTCTGAATAGCATGCTAGGTAGTGGAGTAGTCTTCTAAGTCTTCAACCTTACTAGCTGGAAAAACTCTGGAAGGGCCTCTCAAAGTTACAGCAAAACCACAAAGATGCTTCTGATAATATACAGAACAAACCTGTATATTATCAGTGgtaatgatttcaatttttctgatttttttcctactcatCTTATGCCAACTCATTCAGGTTCCTCTAGTTCCATCCTCATGGCTTACTATACAAAGACATGTGCAACAGGACAAAAAGCATGGACATGCACTGCGCCCTACCAGAGGCCAATGGGGAATTGTGAAGGAGCCAGCACAGGGCATaattactttagaaaaaaatgaaagggaagagcaaaccacagtaataaaaacacacctacctgtttcttcatctattttgAAAACACCAACACCAGAACCATCTCGAATGGAATAGTGGATCTCCCCAtctcttcctgtgtcctcatCATGAGCTGATACCTTCATCACTGATGAACCAACAGGGACATTTTCTTTCACTACACCCTTTTCCACAAAGCTAGGAAACACTGGTGGGTGTAAGTTCTCATTCACATCAATGACCTCAACTTCAATGTAGCAagtggaagacagagaaatgggcTTCCCTTTGTCTTTGGCCCTCACAGTGAGATTATATACTTGCTTCTTCTCAAAGTCCAACTGCTGTATGATTCTAACTGCTCCACTGAGCTTATCCACATCAAAGTTTCCTTCTCCGTGGTCCATAAGACTGTATCTCACCTGACTAGACTGACTTAAATCAGGATCATAGGCCTCTAACCACATGATTATGGTTCCTTCTGGAAGGTCCTCTCGAACTTTCACACGGTAATTAGGGGGAATAAACTTGGGTGGGTTGTCATTAACATCCTCTAATGATACCTTCAGAAGCACCGTGGAAAGCAGCTGGGGTTCTTCTCTGGCTTGATCCCTGGCTTCAATCTTTACGTAATGCACGTGCTGTTCTTCACGATCCAAAGGGTTCATGATTTTAACCACTCCAGTCGTGCTGTCAATTGAAAATTTATCTGTGTCTGTAAGAATAGAGTACGTCACATGTCCATTTGGCCCCAGATCTTTATCTGTGGCTTCAACCTGGATGATTTCACTATTTATCTCTTTGTCTTCACTCACTTCAACGAAATAGCTCTCCTGTAAAAACTCAGGTGGATTATCATTGGCGTCCAGAACTCTGATCTCCAGAAGACGCCAAGCAGCCTTCTGTGGTAGACCAAGGTCAGACACTGTAAGATTCAGGGTGTATCTGTCTGTTGTTTCACGGTCAAGTGGAGATAAAATTTTGAGCATTCCTGTTTCCATGTCAATAATGAAGCAACTATCCTCATTTCCTCCGGAAATAGCATAGACCAGTTTTCCGTTGAAGCCAGTGTCAAGGTCAGTAGCATTCATGAAAAGTATGCTGGAACCCACAGGATGATTTTCCTTTACCTCGATACCAGCTGGAAGAGTACTTCTAAACTGTGGTGTGTGAGCATTGACAGAGTGAGAATCAAAGAAAACATCCTCAGCCTCTCCCGGACTGTGTAATTTATTGGCCTGCAGGAGTTTCTCTGCCAGCACTCTGGCCACACCAGTCTCTTCACACCGCAAGTTTACCGGCTTGCGAGGGGCAGCCACAGTTATGTTGATATACGATGGTGCGGCAAAATTCTCTCCGTCTGTAGCTGTAATTCTCAGACTGTGAAATGACACCTTCGCCCCTAAACCATTCATGAGCGACTGCTTTAATGACAATACCCCGGAGCTGGGATTTAAGCTGAACAAATCCAGTTCATTCCCAGCTTCAGTCTGATACCGCACCAACTGCAGTTCATCCGCGTCAATCGCAGAAACAGTGGTTATCTGCTCCCCTACACCTAGGTCCCTGGGAATTGTTCCTTCacagtttatcttctcaaacaggGGTGTGTTGTCATTCAGGTTATTGAGAGTGATGGTGGCAAGGACTTCAACCTCCCGGCGGTACGGCAAGCCCCAGTCTGACGCCCGAATCCTTAGAGTATAAACCCGTGGCATCAGTTCGTAGTCCAAGTCCTCTGAAGTACTCACAGCACCGGTGAAATGGTTAATCACAAATGGCACGTGATTCACATTTGCAATGCTGTAAGTCACATACCCGTTCTCACCCTCATCAGGGTCTACAGCACTCACACTCATCACCGTAGTACCAATGGGCACATTCTCGTCAAAAGATGCTCTGTAGGCTGTCTGGGTAAATTCAGGGGGATGGCTATTTGCACTCAAGACTTTAACCAAGACTTTGGTCGAGGCTTTTCTGTCACTTGTTGTTACTTCAAGTTCAAAATGGGAGGCCTGCTGTCTTTTAATTGGTTCTAAAATGGAAATGAGACCAGTGTTGTGATTTAAACTGAATTTAGCTTTTCCAGGTGTACTTTTAAACACATACTTCAAATGAGAATAGCTAGGTGTGGCTTTCACCATGACCACGGGTGTGTGGGGAGGAGCaaattcacttatttctgctctgtaaaCCTCCTTTTCAAACTTGACTGGCCCAGCTTTGAACTGTGGTGAAGTCACCTGAATTACTTTTACAGAAGAGAACTGGGGAGGACTTCCTTTATCTTTCGCCTGTAGTGTCAGGTTGTAGCCGAAAGGATGACTGTCCCAGTCAACGTCACCAATTGCTTTGAGTTTATACTCTTTGCTCCCTGGAGAGGTCCTCACCGTTCTAAACTGCTGAAGGAGGTCTCCTGCCACAATGCTTAAAGAAGCGACCTCCCCATTGGCACCCCGATCGCAGTCATCCACGGTTATGATGGCATACGTTGGGTCCTGCTCCAGTTCCGACGGTGACGAAGTCACTGCTGTTACCACGGGAGCGCACTCGTTGGCCTGCTCTACGTGAACAGCGAGCTTGGCCATGCTGCTGACGCCACTGCTCCCATACAGCTTCATGCCACGGTCCACAGCGAGAATTTCCATCTCGTAGAACTTGGTCTCTGTGTAGTCAAGTCTACCAGTTAAAACGATGGTGCCACTGGTGGGGTGGATAGCAAACATGTCTGTTCGGTCTTTAAAACTGTAGTAAAATTCTCCATTGGTGCCTATGTCTGCATCCGTGGCACTGACTCTTGCAATACTGGTCCTCAGGGCTGTGTTTTCAGGTAAAGAAACACTGTACGAGGTGGGTGAGAATAATGGCCTCAAGTCATTTGTATCCAGCACTTGCACCCTGACCTTTGTTCGTGCTTCAGCATTAGTATTTTTTTCAACTGCTTTGACTATCAATGTGTAATGGTCTTTCACTTCTCTATTAAGAATAGCTGTATTTCCTCCTTTGGTCCTTATTCTCAGAAAGCAAAAGTCTCCAAGAACGTACTCTTCAGCTTTGAATAGGTTTTCATTGTCTCCTGAGACAATTTTGTACCTTAACTCCCACAATGGATTTGTAATGTAAATACCCATCTTTACGGGATGCCCAACATAGGTCTTCGCTGCAGAATTTTCATGCACTGTGACGTTGTACTGGAAATGTGTAAACTGTACAGGAGTCTGTTCAAGTGCTTGCCTTCCATCACTGTCTCCAAaatgctggaggaggaggaggagcaaaaGCAGAAGCGAGGCCAAATGCCTCCCCATCGCTTAACTCTCAGGAACCTGCAACAGG
This window harbors:
- the FAT1 gene encoding protocadherin Fat 1 isoform X4, whose translation is MGRHLASLLLLLLLLLQHFGDSDGRQALEQTPVQFTHFQYNVTVHENSAAKTYVGHPVKMGIYITNPLWELRYKIVSGDNENLFKAEEYVLGDFCFLRIRTKGGNTAILNREVKDHYTLIVKAVEKNTNAEARTKVRVQVLDTNDLRPLFSPTSYSVSLPENTALRTSIARVSATDADIGTNGEFYYSFKDRTDMFAIHPTSGTIVLTGRLDYTETKFYEMEILAVDRGMKLYGSSGVSSMAKLAVHVEQANECAPVVTAVTSSPSELEQDPTYAIITVDDCDRGANGEVASLSIVAGDLLQQFRTVRTSPGSKEYKLKAIGDVDWDSHPFGYNLTLQAKDKGSPPQFSSVKVIQVTSPQFKAGPVKFEKEVYRAEISEFAPPHTPVVMVKATPSYSHLKYVFKSTPGKAKFSLNHNTGLISILEPIKRQQASHFELEVTTSDRKASTKVLVKVLSANSHPPEFTQTAYRASFDENVPIGTTVMSVSAVDPDEGENGYVTYSIANVNHVPFVINHFTGAVSTSEDLDYELMPRVYTLRIRASDWGLPYRREVEVLATITLNNLNDNTPLFEKINCEGTIPRDLGVGEQITTVSAIDADELQLVRYQTEAGNELDLFSLNPSSGVLSLKQSLMNGLGAKVSFHSLRITATDGENFAAPSYINITVAAPRKPVNLRCEETGVARVLAEKLLQANKLHSPGEAEDVFFDSHSVNAHTPQFRSTLPAGIEVKENHPVGSSILFMNATDLDTGFNGKLVYAISGGNEDSCFIIDMETGMLKILSPLDRETTDRYTLNLTVSDLGLPQKAAWRLLEIRVLDANDNPPEFLQESYFVEVSEDKEINSEIIQVEATDKDLGPNGHVTYSILTDTDKFSIDSTTGVVKIMNPLDREEQHVHYVKIEARDQAREEPQLLSTVLLKVSLEDVNDNPPKFIPPNYRVKVREDLPEGTIIMWLEAYDPDLSQSSQVRYSLMDHGEGNFDVDKLSGAVRIIQQLDFEKKQVYNLTVRAKDKGKPISLSSTCYIEVEVIDVNENLHPPVFPSFVEKGVVKENVPVGSSVMKVSAHDEDTGRDGEIHYSIRDGSGVGVFKIDEETGVIETSGRLDRESTSHYWLTVYASDQGVVPLSSFVEVYIEVEDVNDNAPQTSEPVYYPEIMENSPKDVSVVQIEAFDPDSSSDDRLTYKITSGNPQGFFSINPKTGLITTTSRKLDREQQDEHILEVTVTDNGSPPKSTIARVIVKILDENDNKPQFLQKFYKIRLPEREKPERERNTKREPLYRVIATDKDEGPNAEISYSIEEGNEHGKFFIEPKTGVVLSKKFSGAGEYDILSIKAVDNGRPQKSSTTRLHIEWISKPKPSLEPISFEESFFTFTVMESDPVAHMIGVISVEPPGIPLWFDIIGDTFAREVFYVFQMTCDLNCTAEGIC